The Glycine soja cultivar W05 chromosome 8, ASM419377v2, whole genome shotgun sequence genome has a window encoding:
- the LOC114421220 gene encoding nuclear pore complex protein NUP155-like, with product MSWEDEIVMRDVTNAGLVVSDRIGREVSSQLDLEEALEASRYASHPYSTHPREWPPLVEVVNTWELPPVLIERYNAAGGEGTAFCGIFPEIRRAWASVDNSLFLWRFDKWDGQCPEFSGEEQAICAVGLAKSKPGVFVEAIQYLLVLATPVELILVGVCCSGGADGSDPFAEVTLQPLPEHTIPSDGVTMTCVACTDKGRIFLAGRDGHIYEILYSTGSGWQKRCRKICITAGLGSVISRWVIPNVFNFGAVDPIVEMVFDNERQILYARTEEMKLQVYVLGPNGDGPLKKVAEERNLVNQRDAHYGARQSTGSRVSSRSPKPSIVCISPLSTLESKWLHLVAVLSDGRRMYLSTSPSSGSLTGFNTSHHKPSCLKVVTTRPAPPWGVSGGLTFGAMALAGRPQNEDLSLKVEAAYYSAGTLILSDASPSTMPSLLVLNRDSSTQSSPSGNLGTSTRSSRALRESVSSLPVEGRMLSVADVLPLPDTAATVQSLYSEIEFGGYESSMESCERVSGKLWARGDLATQHILPRRRIVVFSTMGMMEIVFNRPLDIIRRLLESNSPRSVLEDFFNRFGAGEAAAMCLMLAARIVHSENLISNVIAEKAAEAFEDPRVVGMPQLEGSNALSNTRSAAGGFSMGQVVQEAEPVFSGAHEGLCLCSSRLLFPLWELPVMVVKGSLGPSGTLSENGVVVCRLSVGAMQVLEQKLRSLEKFLRSRRNQRRGLYGCVAGLGDLSGSILYGNGSALGVGDRNMVRNLFGAYSRNMESNGGITTNKRQRLPYSPAELAAMEVRAMECIRQLLLRSGEALFLLQLLSQHHVTRLIQGFDSNLQQALVQLTFHQLVCSEEGDHLATRLISALMEYYTGPDGRGTVDDISRRLRDGCPSYYKESDYKFFLAVEALERSAMTIDAEDKENLAREAFNSLSKVPESVDLRTVCKRFEDLRFYEAVVRLPLQKAQALDPAGDAYNDDIDATVREQALAQRELCYEIIISALRSLKGDNLQREFGTPIKSTASQSALDPASRKKYICQIVQLGVQSPDRIFHEYLYQAMIDLGLENELLEYGGPDLLPFLQSAGRNSIHEVRAVTATTSPVGQSGAPMSSNQVKYYELLARYYVLKRQHMLAAHALLRLAERRSTDGVPTLEQRCQYLSNAVLQAKNATNSDGLVGSGRISIDSGFLDLLEGKLAVLWFQIKIKEELESMASRSDVLPGTSDSAENGVVPEGSSTADANFANATREKAKELASDVKSITQLYNEYAVPFGLWEICLEMLYFANYSGDTDSSIVRETWARLMDQAISRGGIAEACSVLKRVGPRIYPGDGAVLPLDIICLHLEKAGLERLNSGVEAVGDEDVARALVSACKGAAEPVLNAYDQLLSNGAILPSPSVRLRMLRSVLVVLREWAMSVYSQRMGSSSATGHSLILGGGFSTERTIASQGIRDKITSAANRYMTEVRRLALPQNQTEHVYRGFRELEESFISQHSFDRF from the exons ATGTCGTGGGAAGACGAGATTGTGATGCGTGATGTCACGAATGCGGGGCTTGTTGTCAGCGATCGCATTGGTCGCGAAGTTTCGTCTCAGCTCGACCTCGAAGAAGCTCTAGAAGCTTCCAGATACGCTAGCCACCCTTATTCCACTCACCCCCGAGAG TGGCCCCCTTTAGTTGAGGTGGTGAATACCTGGGAGTTGCCTCCCGTGCTCATTGAAAGATACAATGCAGCTGGTGGGGAAGGAACTGCTTTTTGTGGAATATTTCCTGAAATACGAAGGGCATGGGCATCTGTGGACAATTCATTGTTTCTTTGGCGTTTTGATAAGTG GGATGGCCAATGTCCTGAATTTAGTGGGGAAGAACAAGCTATTTGTGCAGTTGGTCTTGCAAAATCAAAACCTGGAGTTTTTGTTGAAGCTATCCAATATCTTTTAGTTTTAGCGACACCTGTTGAg TTAATTTTAGTAGGAGTATGCTGCTCTGGAGGAGCAGATGGTTCAGATCCATTTGCAGAAGTTACATTGCAGCCATTGCCAGAGCATACAATACCTTCTGATGGGGTTACAATGACTTGTGTAGCATGTACTGATAAGGGCCGCATTTTCCTCGCTGGTCGGGATGGCCACATATATGAGATTCTGTATTCAACTGGTTCTGGATGGCAAAAACGGTGCAGAAAAATCTGCATCACTGCTGGTTTAGGAAGTGTAATTTCAAG ATGGGTTATACCAAATGTATTCAATTTTGGAGCTGTTGACCCCATTGTTGAAATGGTTTTTGACAACGAGAGACAAATATTGTATGCACGAACTGAAGAGATGAAGCTACAAGTTTATGTTCTAGGACCAAATGGTGATGGCCCATTAAAGAAAGTAGCTGAAGAAAGAAATCTTGTCAATCAGAGGGATGCACATTATGGAGCTAGACAATCCACAGGGTCAAGAGTCTCAAGTCGATCTCCAAagccatctattgtttgcatcTCACCTTTATCTACACTTGAATCCAAGTGGCTACATCTTGTTGCTGTTTTATCTGATGGCAGAAGGATGTACCTATCTACCTCTCCTTCTAGTGGAAGCTTGACTGGGTTCAAcaccagccaccacaagcctagCTGTTTAAAGGTTGTCACTACAAGGCCTGCTCCTCCTTGGGGTGTTAGTGGTGGTCTCACCTTTGGAGCCATGGCTCTTGCTGGTAGACCTCAGAATGAGGATCTCTCCCTGAAAGTTGAGGCAGCTTATTATTCTGCTGGAACCCTTATACTTTCTGATGCATCACCTTCTACCATGCCTTCACTCCTTGTTTTGAACAGGGATTCAAGCACGCAATCATCGCCGTCAGGTAATCTAGGAACAAGTACGAGGAGTTCCCGGGCATTAAGGGAGTCCGTATCTTCCTTACCAGTTGAAGGACGAATGCTTTCTGTGGCAGATGTTTTACCTTTGCCAGATACCGCAGCTACTGTGCAATCTCTGTATTCGGAAATTGAGTTTGGTGGTTATGAGAGCTCTATGGAATCATGTGAAAGGGTGTCTGGCAAACTCTGGGCCAGAGGAGATCTTGCAACCCAACATATACTACCAAGAAGAAGGATTGTTGTCTTCAGCACCATGGGCATGATGGAAATTGTTTTTAACAGGCCACTGGACATTATAAGGCGGCTATTGGAATCCAACTCTCCACGATCAGTTTTAGAAGATTTCTTCAATCGTTTTGGTGCAGGTGAGGCAGCTGCAATGTGTCTAATGCTAGCTGCAAGAATAGTGCATTCTGAAAACCTTATCAGCAATGTTATTGCTGAGAAGGCAGCTGAAGCTTTTGAGGACCCAAGAGTTGTTGGCATGCCACAACTTGAAGGTAGTAATGCATTATCAAACACAAGAAGTGCTGCTGGTGGATTTAGCATGGGCCAGGTTGTTCAGGAGGCTGAGCCTGTTTTTTCAGGTGCACATGAAGGGCTCTGTCTGTGTTCGTCTAGATTACTTTTTCCTCTGTGGGAACTTCCTGTAATGGTTGTAAAGGGAAGTTTAGGCCCTTCAGGCACTCTATCTGAAAATGGAGTAGTTGTGTGCAGACTCTCTGTTGGGGCTATGCAAGTCCTTGAACAGAAACTCCGATCTTTGGAGAAATTCTTAAGATCTAGAAGGAACCAGAGGAGGGGACTTTATGGCTGTGTAGCAGGTTTAGGAGATCTGAGTGGTTCGATTCTGTATGGTAATGGTTCGGCATTAGGAGTTGGGGATCGAAATATGGTAAGGAACTTATTTGGTGCATATTCCAGAAATATGGAGTCCAATGGTGGCATAACAACTAATAAACGGCAAAGGTTGCCATATAGTCCTGCTGAATTAGCTGCCATGGAG GTGAGGGCAATGGAGTGCATTAGGCAGTTGCTCCTTAGATCTGGTGAAGCCCTATTTTTGCTTCAACTTCTTTCACAGCATCATGTGACTCGATTGATTCAGGGATTTGATTCTAACCTTCAACAAGCATTAGTTCAGTTGACATTTCATCAACTAGTTTGTTCTGAGGAGGGAGACCATCTTGCTACAAGACTTATATCTGCTCTCATGGAG TATTATACTGGTCCTGATGGCAGGGGCACTGTAGATGACATTAGTAGGAGATTGAGAGATGGCTGTCCAAGCTACTATAAGGAGTCTGATTACAAATTCTTCCTAGCCGTGGAAGCCCTGGAGAGATCTGCTATGACCATAGATGCCGAGGACAAGGAGAATCTTGCAAGGGAAGCATTTAATTCCTTAAGTAAAGTTCCAGAGTCTGTGGACCTACGAACTGTTTGCAAACGTTTTGAGGATTTAAG GTTTTATGAAGCTGTAGTGCGCTTACCTCTACAAAAGGCACAGGCTCTTGACCCTGCAGGCGATGCTTATAATGATGATATTGATGCAACTGTCAGAGAGCAAGCACTTGCTCAGCGGGAGCTGTGTTATGAAATAATTATCAGTGCTTTGCGGTCTCTGAAAGGTGACAACTTACAGAGGGAATTTGGGACTCCTATTAAATCAACTGCTTCACAATCTGCTCTTGATCCAGCCTCtcggaaaaaatatatatgtcaaATTGTTCAGCTGGGTGTCCAATCACCTGACAGAATTTTCCATGAGTATCTTTACCAGGCTATGATTGATTTAGGTCTTGAGAATGAATTGCTAGAGTATGGAGGTCCTGATCTGTTGCCATTTTTGCAAAGTGCTGGTCGTAATTCTATACACGAG GTTCGTGCTGTGACGGCCACAACTTCTCCAGTGGGGCAATCAGGAGCACCTATGTCATCTAATCAAGTCAAGTACTATGAACTTTTGGCACGGTATTATGTCTTGAAACGCCAACATATGCTTGCAGCTCATGCATTGCTTAGACTAGCTGAAAGGCGTTCTACTGATGGAGTTCCTACTCTTGAACAGAG GTGTCAATACCTAAGTAATGCAGTTCTACAGGCAAAAAATGCAACTAATAGTGATGGGTTAGTAGGTTCTGGTCGAATTTCCATTGACAGTGGGTTCCTAGATTTGCTTGAAGGGAAGCTCGCTGTTCTTTGGTTCcagataaaaatcaaagaagaactAGAGTCTATGGCTTCCAGGTCTGATGTTTTACCTGGCACATCAGATTCTGCCGAAAATGGTGTAGTCCCTGAGGGAAGTTCTACTGCTGATGCTAATTTTGCAAATGCAACACGAGAGAAGGCTAAAGAGCTAGCTTCAGATGTAAAGAGCATAACCCAGTTATATAATGAATATGCTGTTCCCTTTGGGCTCTGGGAG ATATGCCTGGAGATGCTGTACTTTGCCAATTATTCTGGTGATACTGACAGCAGCATTGTCAGAGAGACATGGGCTAGACTTATGGATCAAGCTATATCAAGAGGGGGTATTGCTGAAGCTTGCTCGGTACTGAAGAGGGTCGGGCCCCGCATTTATCCTGGTGATGGAGCTGTTTTACCACTTGATATTATTTGTCTTCACCTAGAGAAGGCTGGACTG GAGAGGTTAAATTCAGGGGTTGAAGCTGTTGGAGATGAAGATGTTGCAAGAGCCCTTGTTTCTGCTTGTAAGGGTGCCGCTGAACCTGTATTAAATGCATACGACCAATTGTTATCAAATGGGGCTATTCTGCCATCCCCAAGTGTTAGATTACGTATGCTGAGATCGGTTCTAGTGGTACTTCGAGAGTGGGCAATGTCTGTATATTCACAAAGAATGGGTAGCAGTAGTGCCACTGGGCATTCCTTAATACTAGGTGGAGGATTCTCAACGGAACGTACTATTGCTAGCCAAGGAATCCGGGACAAGATCACTAGTGCAGCAAACAG GTATATGACTGAAGTGCGGAGGTTAGCCCTTCCACAGAACCAAACAGAACATGTCTACCGAGGTTTTAGAGAACTTGAAGAATCGTTTATAAGCCAACATTCATTTGATCGATTTTGA